The nucleotide window AGCATCAAGAGCACCGTCACGGCGGACGAGGTCGGgccgggcggccgccggcggcgcagggcgcgGAGGGGCGGGCAGGGGCTGAGGGAGTGGGAGGAGGTGTTTACCTTGACGAATCGCAGGCGGAATCGGGGGTGTTGCTGAGGGTGATCTGGGCCGGTGGTGCGTTGGAGAAGGGGATGGATCATGGTCTGGGCTGGGGTGAGGATATTGACGGGCACTTCATGATACCACATTGTTACTTGATTTCTTGGTTGGCCGGACAGATGAGCGTAATATGAGGGGCAGGGAGTTGAGGCTCAGGGCATCGCCTATGTGCAGATCCGGCGGCACACCAAGACACTCCACGGCTTGTCACGAGGAGTTCGGGGGCGGAAATAGAGTTCCGGTCAGAGCGCCGCATAAACGAGCCATTTCTCTCATCAAACTCAGGAGCGCCACTTGCATCGACGAAGGCAGCTAGGCCAGCGAGTGTATGTCAGCAAGCTCGGCGGTTTGACGGCGCGAATTCGCATTATCTTCGGCAGACTCGATGGTCCAAGCAGGGCAGAAACGGCCCATGCATCGGATGACAAGGTAACCCTGCTGACCGCCCTGCGGAAGCAGGCTGAGGCATgtgcagccgcagccgcgggaGCGCGGGGAGGTGCCTGCACCGCGCTTGGGTAGCAGGGCGTTTGCCCCAAAACGGCTCGGAGAGGCTCCCTCCGCGCCCATCTCCTCGTGCTAGCGCGGCAGGGTAAATTCAGCGTGTCAGGGAGCGCGGCGCCCGGATATAACGTTACACAGTAGAGGGGCGTCGAGGTACTTCGAGCGCCGTGAAGAGACACTCGGATGAGGATAACAGAAGGAAACTGGCGGCGAAACGAAGAGTTTGGTGAACCATTGCTTCAGCACGAAACAAGCGAGGCATCCCAATGTTGAATTCGCGAGAAAAGCCACAATCAGACGAACTGCAGGGGTCTACCGGCAGTTGCCGTGCAACCCCCAAGAACCTCAAGCTGGCGCAGGTGACAGGAAAGTTGACAGGGCCCCGGCAGGGCCCCATTGCATCCCCGGTGGGGGTTGCAAGGGGGTTTGTCATTGGGGACGCCATTCGTCACCGCGGGGGACCTGGCCCCGCGGTTGCGATGGTGCCCATCACGGCAAGCCAACATTCCTCACAGGAGGGATAGACATGGGCCACTAACATCCGCAAAGATGGATTCTTAAGTGGATGGGTTTATAAGCTGTGCCGGCGCAGGCCAATGTCTGCCTGCTGCCTGCTGTCTCCTTCCTCGCCATTGCGCGTTGTCTCGTCTGCAAGAGCAGAGCCGTTCTTTCCTGCGGCAGAGTCTCACAAACTACCCCGCCATCTGCTGCTCAACGAGGCATCTCGCCTGAGGTTCTCTCTTGCTCCTCCCTCCTTCTTGCCTCTGCGCTTCGCCCGTCATGGCGCCGCGCCTCGTGATCCCCGTCGACAAGAATTGGGAGTTTAGACAGGCGGACAAGGAGGGTGCGCAGTTCCTGCCGGTCAGCCAGTTCCCGACCAATGTCCACCTCGACCTGCAGCACCACGGCCTGATTCCGGACCCCTTCGTCGGCAAGAACGAGCTCGCCGTGCAGTGGGTGGGTGAGGCGCAATGGACCTACAGGACTACCTTCGCTTCCCCGGCAGTGCCTGCAGGCGCCAAGGCTGTGCTCGCCTTCGATGGCCTCGACACCTTCGCGACGGTCCTGCTCAACGGCACCACCGTCCTCAAGACGGATAACATGTTCACCCCGGAGCGGGTCGACGTGACCTCGGTcttgaaggaggagaacgAGTTGGTCATCACCTTCGACAGCGCATTCCTGCGGGGTTGCAAGTTGGTTGAGGAGCATCCGGACCACAAGTGGGGCTGCTGGAATGGCGACACGTCGCGGCTAGCCGTCCGGAAAGCGCAGTATCACTGGGTGAGTCTACAACAACCTCTTACCGTTTTTTTGACGGGTTGATTTGGCTGACGGTGCCTCAGGGCTGGGATTGGGGCCCGACCCTCCTGACCTGCGGCCCTTGGCGCCCCATCCACCTCGAGATCTATGAGTCCCGCTTGACGGACCTCTATGCCGAAACTATCGTCGACAAGTCCCTGGTCCGGGCCAATGTCACGGTGACGGCAACGGTCGAGGGAAGGGCGGACAAGGTGAGGTTCGACGTATCGCTGGATGGCCAGCCGGTCGCCTCCGAGACCACCGATGCCAGCTCCGGCACGGCCGCCGTGTCGTTCCTCATCGACAACCCGGCGCTGTGGTACCCCATCCGCTACGGCAAGCAGCCCCTCTACACCATCAGGGCGACCCTGCtcagcggcgaggaggaggcggacaCTACGTCCAAGCGGATCGGCCTCCGAAGGGCCGAACTGATCCAGCGCCCCCTGAAGGAGCAACCGGGCACGAGCTTTTTCTTCGAAATCAACAACGTCCCCGTCTTCTGCGGTGGCAGCGACTGGATTCCGGCGGACAACTTCATCCCTCGCATCAGCCGGGAGAAGTACTATGACTGGGTCAAGCTCGTGGCCGACGGCAACCAGTTCATGATCCGCGTGTGGGGTGGCGGCATCTACGAGGAGCAGGCCTTCTACGACGCTTGCGACGAACTCGGCATCCTCGTCTGGCAGGACTTCATGTTTGGCTGCGGCAACTACCCCGCGTGGCCGGAGCTGCTGCAGTCGATCGACCGGGAGGCGCGAGAGAACGTGAAGCGGCTCCGCCACCACCCGTCCATCGTGATCTGGGCAGGCAATAACGAGGACTACCAGTACCAGGAATCGGAGGGTCTCACATACGACTACGCCAACAAGGACGCCGAGAGCTGGCTCAAGACTGACTTCCCGGCCCGCTACATCTACGAGAAGGTGCTCCCGGAGGCCTGTGCCGAGCTCACCCCCAACACCTTTTACCACCCCGGCTCCCCTTGGGGCGCGGGCCGCAACACGCGCGACGCCACGGTCGGCGACATTCACCAGTGGAACGTGTGGCACGGCACACAGGAGAAGTGGCAGAACTTCGACAAGCTCGTCG belongs to Thermothielavioides terrestris NRRL 8126 chromosome 5, complete sequence and includes:
- a CDS encoding glycoside hydrolase family 2 protein (CAZy_ID 269769), coding for MAPRLVIPVDKNWEFRQADKEGAQFLPVSQFPTNVHLDLQHHGLIPDPFVGKNELAVQWVGEAQWTYRTTFASPAVPAGAKAVLAFDGLDTFATVLLNGTTVLKTDNMFTPERVDVTSVLKEENELVITFDSAFLRGCKLVEEHPDHKWGCWNGDTSRLAVRKAQYHWGWDWGPTLLTCGPWRPIHLEIYESRLTDLYAETIVDKSLVRANVTVTATVEGRADKVRFDVSLDGQPVASETTDASSGTAAVSFLIDNPALWYPIRYGKQPLYTIRATLLSGEEEADTTSKRIGLRRAELIQRPLKEQPGTSFFFEINNVPVFCGGSDWIPADNFIPRISREKYYDWVKLVADGNQFMIRVWGGGIYEEQAFYDACDELGILVWQDFMFGCGNYPAWPELLQSIDREARENVKRLRHHPSIVIWAGNNEDYQYQESEGLTYDYANKDAESWLKTDFPARYIYEKVLPEACAELTPNTFYHPGSPWGAGRNTRDATVGDIHQWNVWHGTQEKWQNFDKLVGRFVSEFGMQAFPSVKTIDAYLPLGKDDPDRYPQSSTVDFHNKAEGHERRIALYLAENLRYAPDPLEHFVYSTQLMQAECLASAYRLWKREWRGPGREYCGGALVWQINDCWPVTSWSIADYYLRPKLAYFTVKREMAPVSIGITRRTHLHPRDKYTRVNIDVKTQIEVWGSNLTLEDLTVDCVLKAWDVETGEETFSQTLAAGKLLPENRSTEIAALDVPVRKRNVGEESRIVVAAYLIREGKQIARYVNWPEPLKYVHLQKPKALKAQLTADHAAVEISAEVPVKGVALECEDDGVKFDDNLVDIVPGEVVTIGVSGASAETRIETRYLGML